Within the Nicotiana tabacum cultivar K326 chromosome 11, ASM71507v2, whole genome shotgun sequence genome, the region aATTGGGTGCAAAtaggtatttgcaaagaaagaaggatttcctaaccaagaagatgttcgctacaaagcaagattggtggccaaatgatatgctcaaaaggagggaattgattacaatgaagtgttttctccagttgtaaaacattcctccatttgattgatgttggctttggtagcacagttggatttggaactagtttagatggatgtaaaaactgcggttttacatggaaacttggaggaggaaatctacatgactcagccagaaggattcaaagttgttggaaaagaaaatatggtgtgaaaacttgaaaaatcattgtacggattgaaacaatcttctagacaatgatacaagcgatttgacgagtttatgttgcggcaagggtacaagagaagcaaatacgattattgtgtgtatttgcacaagcttaaagatggttcctttgtatatcttctcctatatgttgatgatatgttgatagcttctgagaattcggaagaaattgataagttgaagattcaactgaagaagaagttcgagatgaaggatctaggtgaggcaaagaaaattcttggcatggagataataagagatagacgttcaaagaaactctgtttatctcagaaagaatatttgaagagagtactgcagcgttttggcatagatgagaagactaagccggttagtactccacttgctccccattttaagctaagtactactatgtcgccaaaaaATGAAGCTGAACAGaagtatatgtcaagggtaccatatccaaatgttgttggtagcttgatatatgtaatggtctgtacgagacctgacatttcacaagctgttggagttattagcagatatatgcataatccaggaaaggagcattggcaagctgtgaagtggattctacggtatattcacaatactgtagatgttgagttagtttttgagcaggaaggtaATCAGTCtatagttggatattgtgactcagattttgcgggtgatctggacaaatgaagatcaactactggctatgtgtttacttttgcaaaggcaccagttagttggaagtctactttgcagtcaacagttgctttgtctacaacagaggcagagtacatggctattacaaaGGCTGTGAAaaaggcaatttggcttcagggattgctaaaagagcttggtgttgaacaaaaaagtatcacaattttttgtgatagtcaaagtgctattcaattagtgaagaaccaagtttatcatgcaaggacgaagcacattgatgttcggcatcatttcgtacgagaaatcatagaagaaggtggagtcacggtgaagaaaattcatactacagagaatcctgctgatatgctgacaaaagtggtgactgcggtcaagtttcaacattgtttggatttgataaacattgttgaacactgaagattgaagatgaagacacaaccaaaatttgttaccgagagaaaattgaagatgtggaaatTTGTCAAGATGGAGATTTGTTGAAAAAGGCAaactcccacatcggtgggaGACTTAATTTGGGAAGAATTTCTctctataaaagaaggcctaatgtttaggatttaagcatacctctcatttgccttcttatcttcttaagatATTTGTATCTTctttctttagtattatttcacttgtatttttggagtgaaataaaatattggttgtgtccgaggaagtaggcaaaattggccgaacctcgtaaattctggtgttccttttattgttgctttattgtcttatttattatttagtggctgtcataatttttggtatagtagttgtgactcattcacattATATACATTTGACTTCCGCACCAATAACAACTCTAGACCACAAATTTATTACGAACACAAAATTACACGAAACCATATTGGTAATTAATCATGTTAGTTACACTTACTGCTTTATAATAAGGAATCTTTTTATACAAGTGGTCACCCCGTTGTACCAAGTATGTTGTGTTCTGCAGTATCCGGAGAAGGGCCGCACTCCAAGGGATCTGATATAGGTAGTCTATCCTGATACAAGCATCAGTGGCTGATGATAatgctcgaacccgtgacctatagttCACACGAAGATAATTTTATCATTGCTCCAAGGTTCCCTTCGAATCTAGTTGTACAAGTGACAGTTAAAAAGATTTCGCACTACGAATGTTGTTTAACATGAGATACCAGGTTACTTACAGAATCGTACAAAAAAATGTACAACTGTTAATGCGTAAAATTTAAATTATGATGGTATCATTGAATGAAAGACAAATCACAACTCTCAATATACATCTGTGCTAGTATTTACATATTAGTATATATTACCAATGTTTTCATCAAATTTTTTTAGTTTCTCACTTGGTCTCCGACATTCATTTTAGGGCCAACTAATCTGGATTTGAAATGAGAAATCTTATTTTGAGGGTAAAGTGCTCActatttcatataatattttcatCAATGGAACTATGAAACGGGACGTCAGATCAACAGTAAAGTTGTCTCTATGTGATCAgattcgagccgtggaatcaaCCAATAATGTTTATATTACGgtagactgtctacatcacacccccttAGAGCACGGTCCTTTCTCCGACTCTGTGCGAACTCGGAATGTTTCGTGCTCCGAGCTACCTTGTCATCAATGGAACTATGGACGACCTACttctagaaaagaaaaaagaatagtaACACGTGGGTTACATACGTacgtctttcttctttttcttatttcttttttaaatggtgcaaaaaaaaaaaaggaaagggaagaAGTCAAAGGGGGAATTGTGTTCGTTGACAGACCACCTACTTAATGACATCACTAATCAAATCAAAGCTTCTCTTTATAGGTTTCTCTAACTAATCAAATCAAAGTTTGTTTTTGTAGGTTTCTCTAACTAAAGTTATAGTTAGACTTTAGAACCTATCAAATCTGTAACATTATTATTTTAATAGACACGCCAAACACAATAAGACTTTTGCAATCTTTAACTTCATCATCACTAGACTTAATCCTATCTTTGTTCTTACCATATTTTATTTCTGATCTTTAACTACCAAAACTGTCACTTTCTGAAGTTTTAACCATCATCCATTCAATGACCAAATAACAAACCAAGTATCTATTAGATATGTTGCTCGGATTCTCCGAAAATATCTTTGGTGTGTGTTAGATTTTCTAaaaatagtgtatttttggaggatccgatagGGGTGCGAcaacattttggagagtccgtgcAACATAGTTTATTAGTGACTTCTGGTGTAGGATTTTTAATTTCACCAAAGATTTTCACCTTCTTCCActgccttggagcaacggtaaagttatctccgtgtgacctataagtcacgggtgcgagccgtggaagcagccactaatgcttgcattaaggTAGATTGTTAACATCACACCCCATAGAGTTGCGGCCCTTCCACCGATCCTGCGTGAATGaaggatgctttgtgcaccaggCGGCCCATATTCACCTCCTCCCACTATTCACAAGTACATCCCCAATTAAAAAAAAGACAGCTCattgcactaagctcccgctatgcgcggggtccgtggaagggccggaccacaaggttctattgtacgcagctttaccctgcatttctgcaagaggctgtttccacggctcgaacccatgaccttctggtcacatggcagcaactttaccagttacgccaagactcCGATTCAGTACATCCCCagtgaaagaaaaaaagaaagtatTACTCCCATAGTAAACTTCTAGTCCTGATCATACATATGTGGATCCGTTGCTCCAAAGAGGAATGAATCAAATATGCAATCTTAATTTTATCAGTCTAACCTTCAATTTTTATCCATTCTTGAAAAGAATCTTAACAGTTTCCTTTTCTGATAGAGAGAGATGTTTTCATAAGTTTTGGTTGCATTTACAATTAGATTTTAAGTTATATGCACTGCCGGTATGATAAACTTTTACACCATCAGGTCACCCAAAAGATATCTATAGGTAAGCCttattaaaatatggaatttGTAACTTAAACTGATGATGTATATCGCTTAAACTCTTAACTCAAAGAGCAGATGTTTCCTTTAATAAGTGTGATAGACAAAGATAGGTGGTAATATAATCATAACAACAAACTACAGTTTGTTGGATAAAAGCACATCTTTGATGTTAAGCAAAAACCATAATATTGATATTTTCCtgaaaataaaagatataacaaaCTCAAAGAAAAAGACTTATAATGTAAGCATTATTCATGAAAATTTCTGCAGTTAGAGATAGGCTAAGTGGTTGAACCAACACCTTCTACAGGGTGTTGAACTAAGTATTGAAAACATAAAATGTCAACCTCAGACTACTTAAGTTCTCTCTTCTTTTCTCCCTATAAAAGCATAGCCTCAACTCTACTATCTTTCACAAACAACCATTGAATTGCATCTACTAATACTCAAAAAAGAGTTTTAAGAGAAGGAAAAAATGAAGGCTTTTAATAGTATTGCTAACCCTTTGAGTTCTTTCTTCTTTGTATGCATTTTGCTTCTCTTGGCAAATGCAGCATCTGCGAAAATTCACAACCATAATTTTGTTGTAAGCTATCCAATATTTCCCTTCTTTGTTTGCTAACATGTCGTAAATGTTACAAACACTTGTGATGTTgacctctgttttgttgtaaCAGATTCAAGCAACACCAGTGAAGAGGCTGTGCAAAACTCACAACACCATAACGGTGAACGGACAATTCCCTGGACCAACATTAGAAGTAAACAACGGGGATACTCTAGTTGTCAACGTTGTAAATAAAGCTCGATATAATGTCACGATTCACTGGTAAATTCATGCATGCAGAACTCAAATGAACTGATATATGTTACTCAATAAAATAGACGCGATTATATGTAATGATATTTTTCTTAACATTTTTATACTACTTTGTTGTGTATCAATAGGCATGGGGTAAGGCAAATGAGAACAGGATGGGCGGATGGACCAGAATTTGTTACACAATGCCCAATTAGACCAGGAAAGAGTTACACTTACCGGTTTACAATTCAAGGACAGGAAGGGACTCTATGGTGGCACGCTCACAGCTCATGGCTCAGGGCTACGGTTTATGGAGCTCTAATTATCCATCCGAAAGAAGGAGAATCCTATCCATTTGCTAAGCCGAAAAGAGAAACACCAATTATGCTTGGTACTACTTCTATCTTCTCTTCAATACCAAAAGCTTTGATCATTTCTGAAAACGAATAGTACTAGTTATGCATTTTCTCATATATTCTGTTTCTTAGAAATTTCGTTGAAATGATAGTTTGACGATGATGGTTAGGTGAGTGGTGGGATGCAAACCCTATGGACGTTATAAGACGAGCTACAAGAACAGGAGCAGCTCCTAATGTATCTGATGCATACACCATCAATGGTCAACCAGGTGATCTCTACAAGTGTTCCAGCCAAGGTTAGTTCTAATCTCAACTAATGGAAGCAAGTTTACACATAGTATAAAGGCTAAATTCCACCAAACCATGTTACACTAACGTTCGTCAAACTATGATTTGATATCTTACCTGTTCAGGACATGTTTTCATAGATATGATTTTTTGTTGCAGATACCACCATAGTCCCTGTGGACTCGGGCGAAACCAACCTCCTCCGAGTTATCAACGCTGCACTCAACCAACAACTTTTCTTTTCCGTGGCCAACCACAAACTTACTGTTGTTGGAGCAGATGCCTCTTATGTTAAGCCCTTCACTACATCAGTCCTTATGCTCGGACCAGGCCAGACAACTGATGTCCTAATCACAGCTGATCAGCAACCAGCTAGATATTACATGGCAGCACGTGCCTACGCAAGCGCTCAAGGCAACCCCTTTGATAATACCACAACCACAGCAATCCTTGAGTACAAGACAGCTTCTTGTTCTTCCAATTGTGTCAAGACTAATCCAGTTTCCCCATCTTTACCAGCATTTAACGACACAGCCACAGCTACAGCCTTCACAACCAAATTCAGAAGCCCAAGAAAGGTCGAGGTACCCACTGAAATCGACGAAAATCTATTCTTCACAGTCGGGCTAGGACTCAACAACTGCCCAAGAGGCGCTCGCTCCAGAAACTGTCAAGGTCCGAATGGAACTCGATTCACAGCCAGTATGAAcaatgtatcttttgttctaccATCCAACTATTCCCTTCTACAAGCACATCAGCAAGGCATACCTGGTGTTTTCTCAACTGATTTCCCAGCAAATCCTCCTGTAAAATTTGATTACACCGGTAATGTAAGCCGATCACTATGGCAACCTACTCGAGGAACGAAACTATACAAGTTGAAATATGGGGCAAGAGTGCAAGTTGTGTTACAGGGGACAAGTATCTTCACTGCTGAAAACCATCCAATTCATCTTCACGGATATGATTTTTACATCATTGCAGAGGGTTTTGGTAACTTTAATCCAAAAACAGATACAGCTAAATTCAACCTTGTTGATCCACCTCTCAGAAACACGGCCAGTGTACCCGTCAAAGGATGGGCGGTCATCAGATTTGTCGCAGACAATCCAGGTAATAGAATATAAAGGGAAACAACTACATACTCATTTCTCTAACATTTCAAACTCTTGTCTATACAATGTTTACAATTCGAACCAGTGACGGAAGTAGGATTTTCACTAAGGGGattcaaaaaattttaaaaaaaaacacgcGATTAATCTAAGGGGATTCAACAtctaatatatatacatgaaaaaaaaaaaccttatatatacagtgtaattttcggGGAAGGGGGTTTGGCTGAGCCCCCTTCCGCCTACCTAGCTCCGTCCCCTGAATTCGACTTACAATATTATCTTTTAAACAGGAGTTTGGCTAATGCATTGTCACCTGGATGTTCACATTGGCTGGGGTTTGGCAATGGCGTTCATCGTCGAAAATGGAGTTACTCAATTGGAATCATTGGAGGCTCCTCCAGTAGATTTGCCTGTCTGTTAACAACTGCAACAAGGACAACATAATACAAAATTCAGAGCCCTAGAGAAATCAATTAGCCATTCTAAATGATGTTTCCCCACTATGGGGCTAGTTCTTTTCTTGATCTCCTAGAGTTTGTTTGTTGGTTTTTTTTAATTGATGACTGGGACAAGATGGTGCCAAAAGTTGTAACTGAGTTCACCATCTGTCCTAGGATTAGGACAGCATTATTCTCAGATTAAAGCAGTTGTATTGTTTGGTGTGAAATTAACAGAgaagaaatatttgagttttgaactaTACTGCAATTACAAACTACCTATTCTAAAAACTAATTTGGCATGAACCTTTGAATCTCACaccgcctacaacaacaacaacaacatttcCGGTGTAATCCCACTTGGGGTTTGGGAAAGGTAGCGTATATGCAGTCGGAAGTGTATGCGCACACCATACTCCTACCTGGAGAAGTTGTTTCCAACAGAAACTCGGTGAAAGCAAAAATACGGTAGAAGTACAACATAAGACAAAAAGGCAATCATCAGCAGTAAAAATTGCTCCTTACTAGCATAATTTGGACTAAGACAGATCGATCTTTTAAGAAATTATGGATATATAGAGGATGATACCAAGCAATAGCATTAAaattaaacaaacaaagaaaTCTGCGGGTCAGTAGATTAGCAGGGGCGGGTGTAGTGTACAACTATGTGGTTCACTCAAATCCAGCACCTTTAGCTCAATTCCCTTTATGTGTTAAAATACCGAACTTAGTGTGTTGTCACATTAGTTTGCTTGTTATtgcctttctctttttcctttctgAGTCGAGGTAGACGCTATCTGTGGGATgacactaatttttttttttttgttaaaaaatctACTAAATAAAGCAGTGTTGTTAAAGGTGCGCTTAAACCCTGAAGCAACATTTTAAATATGTTGAGTGCTTTGTCTCGCTTAGCAGGCGCTTCGTCATCCAGCTCTAAGTCATACTTTTCGTTGCAAATAAGGGTAATTctattgatatttcactttatcgtaaTTATTTGTAAATTTTTTGTCCACATATTTATTTTTCATGCCTATAATTATTAGTTTTGGACATCGTATACATATTtctattttttctctatttgcgCCTTTCTTCATTAAATACCACACTTTCTTTGCCATTTGCGCTTAAAACCCCAACGCACCTTAGAGTTTTTTTGTGCTTTTCACCTTTCTGAACACTTTAAACAAGTATAGTTAAACAACCCACAAAAAAAGTACAAAAGATGAATTTAGAACCTAGTAAATCAAAAAGTGCACTAGAATTTTGAACTCGAGcccataaaatttatattttgaatcctGTGATTAAATAATTATACGGGAGTAGCATACGGATACGAAACAAAATGGCTGATTGATGTGAAAAAACCTAGTCAATTGTTACCTTTTCTTGATTCATCAGTCAAAGAGAGTTTTGTCGACTTGTAAAATAGTACTCAATCATCATAATTTGTGATTTGAAACCTTCAgcttttttttttccttgtaaaatttatgtttaaatataatttaataaattaataatatttcATAAAGGCTAAAGGCGCATATTTGCCTGGGGGATCATCTTTAATAAGTCGCTGCTCGCTAAGCTGagtttttttttctatttgttgTACATATAGTTAATGAAAAGTTGCTCTTATTTTCAACAttgatattttgaattttcaaaatgtaattgaCATAATTTCAAACTAGATAAAAATTCTATAaacaaactttttataattagaAATATTCAAAAGCATATGAAAAAGTTATGGACAAGAAGAAGTTTGTGTGACTCATCAAATAGtaaaaattttcagaaagttaaTAGAAGTAGTTTACTATTCCCTATATTTCACTTTGTGCAAATGAATTTAGAGATAGAACAAATATATATTGTTTCTAAAAAGAAAATGTTAACTCACTAAAGATGTTACCTCCAATTTCCCTATGCTCGTTAGATAGAACTAGTAGCAATAAACACTATATCCTTTTTAGTTTCTTTACGATGGTGGTATCAGGGTACGCATCTCCATTATTTTATCGGGTACTTGCTATTTTTCATCGGCATAAATATCATGTAATTGCCTATTAAGATTTAAGGGAGATGAGAAACAATTATCTAATATTTTTTTGGCGCTACTGAGATTTTAAAAATTTAAGCAAATGCTAGAATGGAGTCGAACCCAGACAACGCAGTAAAATTCGAGTTCTGCCCCTTCCCCTTTCCTCCCCCAAAATCGACCAATGCAGCTGCCTAAGCTTTGAGTCTTAGGGTGccaatcaaaatatatatattatttaagaaatatacacatatatacatatattttttctgaaattacatataatttatgtattcagatttatatatatgtatttaaatTGCTCTATTTTTGTTGTATATATCGGCTGGGAAAAATATTCAGCAtattttctctgaagattgctatgtttttggggtgtttttcggtTTAGAATctttttttataactggaaatacaaattttgtgtattataattgagtttgttgagttttattagcattctattatgttaattgattcacttttgaCCTTACGTACGTAAGTACGTCTTagactttttccttttcaattgttcccaaaaaagataaataaagaGAATGGGAGAAGTCAAAGAATGGGGGAATATTTTTTTTGACAGACCACCCACTTAAGGACATCAGCTTGTCGTTCGAGGTTTTCTCTAACTAATTTTAGAATTTAGAACCAATAAAAATTATAACAGACTGATTTAATAGGCACAACAAACTGAAGAAGacttttgccatcaacttcatcCACTAGACTTCATGCATTAATTTGGTTTAGTAGCATATACTTTGATTTTACTATTATTGCAAGgcacaaagcatcccgcattTACGTAGGGTCTGATAAAGGATCGCACCTCAAGAGGGTGTGATATAGGCAGACTACATTAATGCAAGTATCAGTTGCTGATTTCATGACTCAAGCCCGTGATTTATAGATCACACAGAGAAAATTTTACCGTTGGTCCAAGGCTTCCTTTTCATATACCTTGATTTTACTCTTTAATAGCAATTGCAATATGATGAAGCGGTGCAAGATTCCATTCCCGTCAACTTGCTTATACCTCAAGTAATTTCTACATGCAAAGCTCTCACCAGCATAGGTACTAAATAAAGGCTAAAGGCTTGAAGAGAGAAAGGGAAATTAACGTACTTGATCTTCTCCTTCAACATTATTTACGAGCACTAGTAAAGtccaattaaaagaaaaacaaatatgcAGTCTTGATTTAATAAGCCTAACCAtctaattttatttcttttatctaaTATTGGTAAAGATCTTGTCGTGCGACACCAACCTATGACTTCTATGACCCAATAGATTTTTGCGTTTTAACTAATTCTTGATCTACAGCTATAGATTCTTTGGATTTGAAACATAACCACATAGTCACTTCTTCTTACGACAAGAAATTTAGCTAATAGTAGAAATTTGATGGCATTAGTTAattaaacaacaaaataatatttcaagtaAATTATTCGTATGTCCACTTTTCATCTtttcaacttcttttttttttcttttcttttttcgagATGTATATGTATATCATTTCCTGCTTTGTTTAAGGTGATTGTTTCACCATTTTTGGTGAGCATTTAAGATTAACAAAGAGTAGAAATTCCCTTCAATTTGTGATAGAGGAAGATACATGGTAtgtaataataaaaacaaacttTGGTTTGTTGGATAAAAAGCACATCGTTAATGTTAAGCAAAAACCATAAAAATGATGTTTCCTTGAAAATTGAGAATATAACAAACTCAGAAAAAGACTTGTAATATAAGCATTATTCATGAAAATTACTGCAGTTAGAGATAGGGTAAGTGGGTGAACCAACTGCTTTACAAAGTTGAACTAAGACTTGCCTCACACAACTTCTCTCCCTATAAAAGCATAGCCTCAACTCTCCAATCTTTCACAAACAAACACTGTCTTGTATCTACGAATACTCGACCGCGAGTtttaagaaaaggaaaacaatggAGCCCTTCAACAGCATTGCCAACCCTTTGAGTTCTTTCTTCTTTATCTGCATTTTGCTTCTCTTGGCAAATGCAGCATCTGGCAAAACTCACCACCATGATTTTGTTGTAAGCTATCCAAGATTTCCATTCATTAAATTTGCTAACATTTCGCAAATATTACAAACTCTACGATACTGACCTCTGTTTTTTCGTAACAGATTCAAGCAACACCAGTGAAGAGGCTGTGCAAGACTCACAACACCATAACGGTGAATGGACAATTCCCTGGACCAACATTAGAAGTAAACAATGGGGATACTCTAGTTGTCAAAGTTGTCAATAGAGCTCGATACAATGTCACCATTCACTGGTAAGTTCATGCATGCAATGCAGAATGAATTACAAATGATTTTATTTCATATTAGTATGActattcttcttctttcttttttttcattcttataTTCCAAAAGGCATGGAGTAAGGCAAATGAGGACAGGATGGGCAGATGGACCAGAATTTATCACTCAGTGCCCAATTAGACCAGGAAAGAGTTACACCTACCGGTTTACCATTCAAGGACAGGAAGGGACTCTTTGGTGGCACGCTCATAGCTCGTGGCTCAGGGCCACTGTTTATGGAGCTCTAATTATCCACCCCAAAGACGGAGGCTCATATCCATTTGCTAAGCCCAAAAGAGAAACACCAATTCTGCTAGGTACTACTTCCTTCTCTAATTACCAGAAGCCTTAATCATTTTTTAAATGAATACTACTATAAGAGTTATGCAGTTTCTCCTGAAACATCATAACCTGTTGTTCCTAAGAAAATTCCTTGAAATGAAAGTTTGTAAATGCTGATTAGGTGAGTGGTGGGATGCAAATCCTATTGACGTTATAAGACAAGCGACAAGAACAGGAGCAGCTCCTAATGTATCAGATGCATACACCATTAATGGTCAACCAGGTGACCTCTACAAGTGTTCCAGTCAAGGTTAGTTCTGATCCCCAGAATGTCTGTAACAGTTGTAAAAAAAACATGCCTCAGAAGTTAAGAAGACCAATATAGGTGGTATCTACATTATTTTTTTATACATAAAGTCAAGACTACTCTAGAAATTCCCCCAACAAAGTTAAAGCATTATGTTCAAACACCAATTTCTAAGTTTTACGAAATGATTATTTACCTGACATGATCAGGACATGTTTTCATAGAAATCACATTTATGCAGATACTACCATAGTCCATGTGGACTCAGGCGAAACCAACCTCCTCCGAGTTATCAACGCTGCACTCAACCAACAACTTTTCTTTTCCGTGGCCAACCACAAACTTACTGTTGTTGGGGCAGATGCCTCTTATGTTAAATCCTTCACAACAT harbors:
- the LOC107762660 gene encoding laccase-12-like — protein: MKAFNSIANPLSSFFFVCILLLLANAASAKIHNHNFVIQATPVKRLCKTHNTITVNGQFPGPTLEVNNGDTLVVNVVNKARYNVTIHWHGVRQMRTGWADGPEFVTQCPIRPGKSYTYRFTIQGQEGTLWWHAHSSWLRATVYGALIIHPKEGESYPFAKPKRETPIMLGEWWDANPMDVIRRATRTGAAPNVSDAYTINGQPGDLYKCSSQDTTIVPVDSGETNLLRVINAALNQQLFFSVANHKLTVVGADASYVKPFTTSVLMLGPGQTTDVLITADQQPARYYMAARAYASAQGNPFDNTTTTAILEYKTASCSSNCVKTNPVSPSLPAFNDTATATAFTTKFRSPRKVEVPTEIDENLFFTVGLGLNNCPRGARSRNCQGPNGTRFTASMNNVSFVLPSNYSLLQAHQQGIPGVFSTDFPANPPVKFDYTGNVSRSLWQPTRGTKLYKLKYGARVQVVLQGTSIFTAENHPIHLHGYDFYIIAEGFGNFNPKTDTAKFNLVDPPLRNTASVPVKGWAVIRFVADNPGVWLMHCHLDVHIGWGLAMAFIVENGVTQLESLEAPPVDLPVC